From Mauremys mutica isolate MM-2020 ecotype Southern chromosome 15, ASM2049712v1, whole genome shotgun sequence, one genomic window encodes:
- the LOC123350325 gene encoding 60S ribosomal protein L28: MSAHLQWMIVRNCSSFLLKRNKQTYSTEPNNLKARNSFRYNGLIHRKTVGVEPAADGKGVVVVLKKRAGQRKPATSYEKTTINKNARATLNSLRHIIRKNNYRKDLRMAALRRASAILRSQKPVVVKKKRTRATKTA, translated from the exons ATGTCGGCCCATCTGCAGTGGATGATCGTTCGCAATTGCTCCAGCTTCCTCCTCAAGCGGAACAAACAGACCTACAGCACC GAGCCGAACAACCTGAAGGCCCGGAACTCCTTCCGCTACAACGGGCTGATCCATCGCAAGACGGTCGGCGTGGAGCCCGCGGCCGACGGGAAGGGGGTCGTGGTGGTGCTGAAGAAACGGGCAG gccagcgcAAGCCAGCCACGTCCTACGAGAAGACGACCATTAACAAGAACGCCCGGGCGACGCTCAACAGCCTGCGTCACATCATCCGCAAGAACAACTACCGCAAGGATCTGCGcatg GCCGCTCTGCGCCGTGCCAGCGCCATCCTGCGGAGCCAGAAGCCGGTGGTGGTGAAGAAGAAGAGAACCCGGGCTACCAAGACTGCGTGA